The DNA sequence ttgaaaagataaatgaCTGTAATATAACCGTACAAATGCCATTTGGGTATATACATGTCTCGTAATGCATAATAGGAGTTCACAACTAACAGAGGATGATGATACCAGTGACTGATCTTATTAGAGTCATCAGAAAGTTGTGAAAAAATGTATCTCGGCAGCTTCTTTTGAAAAAGTAAACAAATGAAGTTAGTTAGTACTCAATGGAAGGGGGAACTTGGCAGCAGATTGAACTGCCATCATTACAAGTTTCTGCACCTTCCTTTTGTTGGTTATCAAATACAGAAGTTGATGATATTTTACATTAAGGAAGGTGGAGTTGGAGGAGGGGGTGGAGCGGAAAAGGGAGAACAATGAGTTGTTTGTATGCTTTGTACACAGCTATAGATTTTGAGGAACCTATGTTTGGATCATCAACTAACAGTATTTAAAATGTTTGCTTTCATAGTATCTatatctattatctttttaactGATGGATTGATGGTTGTTACTCTAGGTTGATACAATGATAATACAAGCCATTAGCTTGTTGGATGACCTTGACAAGGAGCTAAATACATATGCAATGAGGGTCAGGGAATGGTATGGTTGGCATTTTCCGGAACTTGCAAAGATCATACAAGACAATATCCTTTATGCAAAGACAGTGAAGTTGATGGGCAACCGAACAAATGCTGCGAAGCTTGATTTCTCTGAGGTAGAGATTTAtgttctttttactttttacttGTTTCTAGTTCCCAAGTTTAGAATTGATGTGGGAGTTCTGACCTTAAGTTCTCCTTAGGCCAGTACTTGGCTAATTATGCACCCTCTAAAGTTCGTCTGGGCCCCCCCATGGTTCTAATGAACTAGTCGGGTTGAGAAATGCGTggtttatattgtatttaatacCTCTAGCATGCACTGGAAATTGGAAGAAGGATAAATTTCTGcaagtttctttcttctttgacTGGGATTCTGTTGCTCTTATGCTCACACGTGTTCTCAATGTGCATAGATACTCCAAGAAGAAGTTGAAACAGAACTGAAAGAGGCAGCCATGATTTCCATGGGAACTGAAGTTAGTGACCTCGATTTGGAGAATATCAAAGATTTGTGCAACCAAGTTCTGTCTCTTGCAGAATACAGAGCTCAACTGTACGACTATCTAAAGAGCAGGATGAACACCATTGCCCCAAATCTTACGGCTCTTGTTGGAGAACTTGTTGGTGCTCGCTTGATTGCTCATGGAGGCAGCTTATTAAATCTGGCTAAGCAACCAGGAAGTACAGTTCAGATACTTGGTGCAGAGAAGGCTCTTTTTAGAGCACTGAAGACCAAGCATGCGACTCCTAAATATGGACTCATATATCATGCATCTTTAATTGGTCAAGCAGCACCTAAGCACAAGGGTAAAATTTCAAGGTCTCTTGCTGCAAAGGCTGCTCTGGCAATTCGATGTGATGCTCTTGGAGATGGGGAAGATAATTCTATGGGCTTGGAGAATAGGGCTAAGGTACTTGAACTTGTGGTTTAATAGAAAGTTGCAAGCCATAACTCCATTTTCTGTCATTAACTGTCTGTTTTGTGTAGCTTGAAGCTCGTTTAAGGAACTTAGAGGGCAAAGAACTTGGTCGTTCTGTTGGGTCTGCAAAAGGCAAACCaaagattgaattttatgACAAGGACAGGAAGAAAGGATCAGGGGGTTTGATCACTCCAGCCAAGGTCTGAATCAAATCTTTGGTAAAATACTACCAGATGTTTTCCTCTGATGTCTAAATTTCCTTTCTTTCCATGCAGACTTACAACCCAGCTGCCGATTCAATCCTAGGACTAACTGAATCATTGTCCAAGAAAGACAAGTATGAAACATTACCATCTCAGACTCATGTGCCTTCTGCTGATGAAGAGCAAAAgagtaagaaaaagaagaagaagaagaatgatGCAGAAGATGCTGAAATGGCAAACGGAATTAATGGTGCAGAACCTGAAAGTGAAGCAGTagggaagaaggaaaagaagaaaaagaagaagcaCTTATCAGATGATGCTGAGATGACGACTGAACAGGAGATCGCTGATGGgggagagaagaagaagaagagaaaacacACTGAGCTGCCAAATGAACAAGAAGATGCTGATGCAGgcgagaagaagaaaaagaagagaaaacacGCCGAACCTGACGGTGAAGGTGACGCAACCCCTGctaaaaagaaagacaaaaagaagaaaaagaaaagtgaagaCTGAAAATTCTAGACATATGCATAGCAACAGGCCTAGCAGTTTTGTTTCATGAGCATGATTTTGGTTAGTGCATGTAAATTAGGCCTTCTGTTCTACAATTTTATCTTAAACTTATTCAGTGTATTGCTTATTTCGCATGTAATCAGTAGAAAACAGCCTCTGTTTAATTGGGGTGTTTTGAGCCGTCAAACGTGTCCGTATGTGGAGTGTTTTTAGCACATTATTAGTATAAGATGTCTTAAACTCTGATAACCTGAAATGATCCCAATTTGCCTTCTCATGTCAAGCAAGATGGGCAAAGTATTTTCCCTTCTAAGATCATACATTGTTACCCATATCTGGAACTTGTTGGAGACATGAAGCACAAACGAGCACTTGTTTTGTGGGATTTTCAGCTCAGTAAGAGAGGACAACGTCCAGTGAAGATAAAGACTGTGGGAAGTTCTATTCTATCATGTGGTTATAGGCTGTGTATCGACGTGCATGGTCAATGAGAAGTGCTTGGGAAATATCATTATGCCGATGTCTTGTGGTATTTGCAACTGTTTAAAATAAGCATTTATAAGTTTACTTCtgaaaattagttgaaaagaatttttaatttattatttctgcTGTACTCATTCGAAATTTCTTTCTCCGATAATAGGTAGTTGATGTGGTAATTGAAGCTCAACTCTCCGTCAATGTTTTGTAATTGTAGGTCGGCGGTGGGTTGGTCATTCTGCTGAGCTGGGCCAACGTCTAAATTTCAGCTGGTATTCAAAGTAATTTTTGAGGTAAATATTTATCCATAAGCTTTGTTGGCTGAAGACAACTTGTTTAGGTGTGAGAGTTTGCAATGGTTATTCAACTGGGAACTCCACTTAATTCTTTTGCCTACGTCCAATACTATCTTCTCTAAACTATGCAGTGATTATGACAATCTGTTTGTATAGGTTGTTGGCCATGCATATGTTTTTCatgggtttttatttttttataatttgagtaAGACTAATGAACTAGTATTAATTgaagtaaatcaattataattatttttgctgaatatcaatatataataatcaataatcaTACCATGtccaataatatcaaataaactaCATCTAATCAGAACATACTATTGTAGTAGACAACACCTACTATGCAGTAGGAACAATACCCCACGCATATGGTTGTGGGGtcttaatttcttcaattgaGTAAGGCTTCGTTaacatatttttcatgttaTTGAGGGCAAAATAGCTTTTTTGATGTAGGCTGGCGGAGACTGCAAAGCAATGTTTGTCGCAATTCAAAAATTGTTTGTCAGTACTatctatctttttattatcctTACCATATATGCTACAATTACATTAGCAAAAAACTTAAAAGCCAAGTTACAAAGGTATTGCACTACGAACTTATGAGTAAAATTCCTGATTAAGTGAAAAACTTTCGTtgtttaattgatattaatagtAGAGATGCATGCTTAAATAACCTACACATGAACATTGATGACTTTTATGATTGTGTTATTTGCTTGAGCAAGTCGAGCATTTTCCAAGTAAGGGaacaaatagcaattttttgaGTATCCTTGCTCACCACACAAACCACCGTGTGGTGAAGTCAATTTTAAGCGTAGAGGCTGGACAATTAGCAAGCATTTTCAAGTTATATTGACTTTTATACATTGTCACACGCACTAATACATGAAATGAGAAACATATTTACActtataaaggtagtttagtaaaaaaaaaataaaattatttgatctgtaaTAAGTTAGTAGTACATCAATTGTGGTTAAATATGATCTTTTACTCTCttttatatcaacaaattttgtgaaatttgactaataaagtgatctatttattagacgagAATAAAAATGTCAGAAGTACTAAATCCAATATTTCAAATCACATAATGTCcatttataattacaccaaatgtTATGGAAGGCAATATAGTTATCTCAATTACAGTaaaatctctataaattaataatattgagaccacataattttattaatttaaaaatatattacataatagataaattaataatttattaatttaaagagatttTTTTCCTGTTCCAACCAACTTATATTATTCTCAAGGAATTTAGATGAATGAACTACTGATTCATGAACTTGATTTGATGATTAATGGCTTTGGTTACCGCAACAAAATGGATGTCAATCACCCATTGAATTATCTCCGTGAAAATGATACATGTTTAAAGGTTcgaattttagaaaaaattgtaactaGTGTTGGTAAAAATGTCGGTGCCGATGAAATTGAATATGATACAATAACTTTATAATCAAGTATACGGAAAAAAGCACTCATAACAGCAACAActctttcataatttttcgttgcaatataagatttttggatgcagtaagaaaaattaaaataaaatataattaattttaaattttaaaaaaaacaataatagaatttattttattaagttgttctaattatatttgtaatataattattaatttacaatattgAAGTGACCATAAGTTTATATAAGatcatttttttgaaaattattatattattaatttattaaaattgttattttagaCCTTaggaattaaaaagaaatactaatattttattgtataattaagcACAAATCTCCTTTCTTATAAATTCGCCTACACGCTAGAACCCTTTCTCCTAAAACCCTAATTCTCTGCTGAGTGGTGGCTCCGCTGCACCTTTAGTCGCCGGCGTGCGACCTTGGTTCTTTCTCAGTCTTCTCCAGATTGGGACTGACGTCGACTTTGCTCTTGTGTTCAAGTTAggtatttgtttttgttaggAGAAACCGATAACTCTCAGTTTTGGTTGAGGAAAAGCAAGAATGCTGCTTCTGTTTGAGACCCCGGCGGGGTTTGCCCTTTTTAAAGTCTTGGATGAAGGAAAGCTGTCGAAAGTTGAGGTGTGTTTTGTTCTGAGCCTctgtttgtttcattttcgTTTAATTAGTTTTGGTTGGGTGATGTGTTGCTTGTATTTCTTCGGTTTTTGTTTCTGATTTTCTTTCGTGTTGCAGGACTTGGGGAAGGAGTTCGCCTCTCCTGATTCTGCTAGACAGGTCTGGATTTTGAATTCGTGTTAGGTTAATCAATTGTACATTTGTTAGATTGAGGACAAACATACGAGTAAACTAGGGAGCAGCATTGTTCTCACTTCAACATTTGAAAATTAGCCGGACTTCTCAATCTTTCTATTTGCACTTAGACCTCCTCCTGTGTGTGAGCCGTCTAAagattttcttcttgttggCGCTATTTTAACATTCACACGGAAAATGGGAAAATTTGAAAGTTATAAAAGTTCATTTTATCGAATAATGACTTCAGTGTTATATTCTGGGGAAATACTGGGCTTCCAATTTTAAAGATTTTGGAGTCACCTGGTTCTTTGTTAAGTTTTATTTGTAACTATAGTCTttgtcagaaaaaaaaattcagattaaaaagaaagaaaaaaaatgacttcTGGAAAATTCATTGAATCATAGTTTCCTGGTTTAAAGCTACTGAAATATCAGCTTGATACATCAGCTTTGACTGACATATCACAAGCTGTAACATTGCTGAGGTTGCAAATTTTAATCAGCGCCTCATTTGTCACGTGGAAAAGTGAGACGAGGGTGGAAGAGAATGGAGGAGAAATAGATATTTAGGCTTAGACgaaacttaaaagaaaattagtttttttattttatataattaagtgcTGGAACACAGACTAAACACTGCTGTCCTTTCTTGACTCCCCTTGgccttttttagtttttgtggCTTGTTATATGGATGCAATAACAATTGTTTTTATGTCAACATTAGGTTGTCAAGCTGAAAGCCTTTTCCAAGTTCGAGAACACATCTGAGGCTTTGTCAGCTGCGACTTTACTGATAGATAGTAAACCCAGCAAAGGTCTCCGCAAATTTTTGCGTAGCCATTGTGAGGGTGACATTTTAGCTGTAGCTGATTCCAAACTTGGGAACACAATCAAAGAGAAGCTGGTAAGTTAGCATCATAACCTAAGAGATGTGTCACTATGCTGTACTTATGTGCAGCTGGTCTGTCTTGCTTCAGTTAAGCTGATTGTTTATGCATTGCAGCAAATAGAATGTGTTCACAATAATGCTGTCATGGAGCTGATGAGAGGCGTGAGAAGTCAGTTGACTGAACTTATATCTGGTCTAGCTTCACAAGATTTGGCTCCAATGAGCTTGGGTTTATCTCATAGCTTGTCAAGATACAAATTGAAATTCAGTCCTGATAAGGTGAATCTCGTTGCAGTTTATCTATTGTAATTGTATGCTGATTCTGGTAATGGAATCCCTTCACCTTCCCCTTGCTATTTCTGTGTAAAGATGTACTATGAGGTGGAGTTTTTGTTCTTTAGCGCAGGAAATACCACGTAATTTATGTTGGAATCTGATATAATCTATTCCAGAAGATATTGACATCCTTTCTTAGTTGTGTTGAAAGATGTGTGTTCGTAGTAAAAACAAGGGTAACAAATTTAACCGTGCGAATGCTGattggatttataaagtcTCATAATGCATAATAGGAGTTGTCTAACAAGGGATGACCCTACCAGTGTCGTTTGTTAAGTAACCTAATCTTATTAGATGCTATCagaaaattttgcaaaatgaATCCTGGCACCTTTTTTGAGGAAAAGTAAACAAATGAAGTTAGCACTCAATAGAAGAGGGAACTTGGCAACTGTTCTAACTACCATTCTTAGGCCTTTCTGCAGCTTCCCTTTGTTGGTTATATAATACAGAAGTTGACTATATTGTACatccaagaaaagaagaaaggtgGCTTAGGCGGGGGGCGGGGACAGGAAAGGGAGAACAACGATGTTCTTGCATGCTTTGTACACAGCTCTCCATTTTGAGGAACCTGTGTTCAGGACCACATTTAGAAGTGAAAGCCCTGTAGTGCACTTAAACAATTAAAAGTGAGAGTTTTAGTCTGAACTGAGAGCCTAGTCGTATATTTATTCAAGAATAGGgcaatatttttgtgatatgaCAGTATTTATTGGCCCTTCCTTGTGTTAATGTCATTGCAGCTTTTTACAGTGTATCAATTAACATTACTTTAGAATGTTTTCATAATGTCTATCTAGTCTGTTTTTAACTGATGAATTTTGTTGGTTGTTAATCTAGGTTGATACAATGATAATACAAGCCATTAGCTTGTTGGATGACCTTGACAAGGAGCTGAATACGTATGCAATGAGGGTCAGGGAATGGTATGGTTGGCATTTTCCAGAACTTGCAAAGATCATACAAGACAATATCCTTTATGCAAAGACAGTTAAGTTGATGGGCAACCGAACAAATGCTGCGAAGCTTGATTTCTCTGAGGTAGAGGTTTAGgttcttgtttccttttacCCACTCCTGCCGTATGAATTTgtgataataacaaatataataaaatatattttattttaactataaATCAACCAACCAAGTAACCGGATGAATGAGTAAATACTACTGAACTGACACATGCATATAAAGATAGAGTTTGTTCACTAGTCATGCTAGTCAAATGAATTTCGTGTCATTCATGTggtaatacatatttatttctcTTGCTCGAGTCATCGCATAATGCATATGAAAGATGTCCAACCAACTAAAATCAGTACTTTTGACATATTGAAGAATTTGGGCTTCAGGTTGTAAGCTTTAGACTGGAATATGATTAGACATTCTTAATATTCTTGAGCTTGATTCAGGATGGTATGTTAGGTGTTTCTAGTTCCCAAGTTTAGAATTAATGTGGGAGTTCTGGCCTTTGAGTTCTCCTCTGCCCCCTACGGTTCTAATGAACAATGCATGATTTATGTTGTATTTAATACATCTAACACGCTCTTGAAATaggaagaagaataaatttcttttaagtttttttatccTGTCGTATTTGACTGGGATTTGTTCTTGTGCTCACACATTCTCTCAAATGTTCATAGATACTCCAAGAAGAAGTTGAGGCAGAACTGAAAGAGGCTGCCATGATTTCCATGGGAACTGAAGTTAGTGACCTGGATTTGGAGAACATCAAAGATTTGTGCAACCAAGTTCTCTCTCTTGCAGAGTACAGAGCTCAACTCTACGACTATCTAAAGAGCAGGATGAACACCATTGCCCCAAATCTTACGGCTCTTGTTGGAGAACTTGTTGGTGCTCGCTTGATTGCGCATGGAGGCAGCTTATTAAATCTGGCTAAGCAACCGGGAAGTACAGTTCAGATACTTGGTGCAGAGAAAGCTCTTTTCCGAGCACTGAAGACAAAGCATGCGACTCCTAAATATGGACTTATATATCATGCATCTTTAATTGGTCAAGCAGCACCTAAGCACAAGGGTAAAATTTCAAGGTCTCTTGCTGCAAAAGCTGCCTTGGCAATTCGATGTGATGCTCTTGGAGATGGGGAAGATAATTCTATGGGTTTGGAGAACAGAGCCAAGGTAATTCAACttgtattttgatagaaaGTTTCAAGCATCCTGTTTTAACCCTTTTTTCTGTTATGACTTCTCTTTTGTGTTATGTAGCTTGAAGCACGATTAAGGAGCTTAGAAGGCAGAGAACTTGGTCGTTCTGCTGGGTCTGTAAAAGGCAAACCGAAGATTGAAGTCTATGACAAGGACCGGAAGAAAGGATCTGGGGGTTTGATTACTCCAGCTAAGGTCTGAAAACAAGTTCTATAGTTAAAagctgaaatattttttcctgtTTGCAGGTCTAAATTTCTTCTCCTCTTATGCAGACTTACAATCCAGCAGCGGATTCAGTTCTAGGCCTAACAGAATCATTGTCCAAGGACGAAACTGTTCCATCCCACAATCAGCAACCAGGCAGTGATGTGCCGGTTACTGATGGAGAGCAAAAGagtgagaaaaagaaaaagaagaagaagaatgtaGAAGACGCCGCCATGGCAGATGGAGCTGAACCTGAAAGTGAAGCAGTTgggaagaaggaaaagaagaaaaagaagcactTACCAGATGATGCTGAGATGACAACTGAACATGAGAATGCAGATGGgggagagaagaagaaaaagagaaaacacgCCGCGTTGCCAAGTGAAACGGATAATGCGGATGCAGgcgagaagaagaaaaagaagaggaaacaTGCTGAGAATGATGGGGAAGACGCAGAAACCCCTAAAcagaagaaggagaaaaagaagaagaagaaaagtgaAGCCTGAACATTTCGGACATGCATGAGCAACAGGTCTAACAGTTTTGTTTCTTGAGCATGGTGATGTTGTGCATGTAAATTAGTCCACCACCTATTCATCCTACAATACTGACTTGAATTTCCCATGAGAAGTCGAACCACCGGTTTGAGTGAGACATATTTTACTGTGGGACGCGTTCATATCTATCTATATTCGGTGATCATTTCAGTTGTCTTAGCAGAATGTATCTTTAACTTGATAAATAGGGTGATGAAATTTTGCTTTGTGATGACAAATTAGGTAGGACAAAAGCTTGTCTCCATAAGGCGGTGCATTTTACAGTCTGCTTGTCTCCAGAAAAATGCCTGATTTCTTCTGGTGAAATTCTTGAATGGTGGCTGTAGCCTGTCTACCCATGTTTTCATCTTTTACCTTTTCTCCAGTGAAAGACCCTAACCATCTTACGGTCTTCTACACTATCTAATTTGGATATAAAGGAAAAGTATAGTTAATATGctaattttgtcaaatattaGTCATATTGTGTGCTTATTTAGTTTCAAGGTCACaa is a window from the Sesamum indicum cultivar Zhongzhi No. 13 linkage group LG15, S_indicum_v1.0, whole genome shotgun sequence genome containing:
- the LOC105178111 gene encoding probable nucleolar protein 5-2: MLLLFETPAGFALFKVLDEGKLSKVEDLGKEFATPDSARQVVKLKAFSKFENTSEALSAATLLIDSKPSKGLRKFLRSHCEGDILAVADSKLGNTIKEKLQIECVHNNAVMELMRGVRSQLTELISGLASQDLAPMSLGLSHSLSRYKLKFSPDKVDTMIIQAISLLDDLDKELNTYAMRVREWYGWHFPELAKIIQDNILYAKTVKLMGNRTNAAKLDFSEILQEEVETELKEAAMISMGTEVSDLDLENIKDLCNQVLSLAEYRAQLYDYLKSRMNTIAPNLTALVGELVGARLIAHGGSLLNLAKQPGSTVQILGAEKALFRALKTKHATPKYGLIYHASLIGQAAPKHKGKISRSLAAKAALAIRCDALGDGEDNSMGLENRAKLEARLRNLEGKELGRSVGSAKGKPKIEFYDKDRKKGSGGLITPAKTYNPAADSILGLTESLSKKDKYETLPSQTHVPSADEEQKSKKKKKKKNDAEDAEMANGINGAEPESEAVGKKEKKKKKKHLSDDAEMTTEQEIADGGEKKKKRKHTELPNEQEDADAGEKKKKKRKHAEPDGEGDATPAKKKDKKKKKKSED
- the LOC105178112 gene encoding probable nucleolar protein 5-2; the protein is MLLLFETPAGFALFKVLDEGKLSKVEDLGKEFASPDSARQVVKLKAFSKFENTSEALSAATLLIDSKPSKGLRKFLRSHCEGDILAVADSKLGNTIKEKLQIECVHNNAVMELMRGVRSQLTELISGLASQDLAPMSLGLSHSLSRYKLKFSPDKVDTMIIQAISLLDDLDKELNTYAMRVREWYGWHFPELAKIIQDNILYAKTVKLMGNRTNAAKLDFSEILQEEVEAELKEAAMISMGTEVSDLDLENIKDLCNQVLSLAEYRAQLYDYLKSRMNTIAPNLTALVGELVGARLIAHGGSLLNLAKQPGSTVQILGAEKALFRALKTKHATPKYGLIYHASLIGQAAPKHKGKISRSLAAKAALAIRCDALGDGEDNSMGLENRAKLEARLRSLEGRELGRSAGSVKGKPKIEVYDKDRKKGSGGLITPAKTYNPAADSVLGLTESLSKDETVPSHNQQPGSDVPVTDGEQKSEKKKKKKKNVEDAAMADGAEPESEAVGKKEKKKKKHLPDDAEMTTEHENADGGEKKKKRKHAALPSETDNADAGEKKKKKRKHAENDGEDAETPKQKKEKKKKKKSEA